The Dehalococcoidales bacterium genomic interval TTTATTATGCAGGTAAGTCTTTTCTGTCTGGTTATACTCCGTAAGGCAGGAGTCTTCTGATACGGGCCCTGTCCCGGGAGCTTACCGGTACTTTTTCATCAAACAGGCGCTTGACTCTCTTGGACTTCCGAATACGCAAATGGCTCTTTCCGCCCTTGGTCCTCAGCAATTTCCCGCTTCCGGTAATATGAAAACGGGCCTGCGCACCTTTATGAGTTTTGATTTTTGGCATTCAGGTTTTTTTAACCTCTTCCGCAATTTTTTTAGGTTTTGGGGCGGACACCGGTACCAGCATCACATTCATCCTTCTGCCCACCATCACCGGCTGCCCATCAACCGAAGCTATATCCTTTAGCGATTCCGCCATCTTCTGTAACAATTTCCAGGCTATCTCAGGATGCGTGATTTCACGACCCCGGAACAATACGGTTATCTTGACCTTATCTCCACCCTCCAGCAACTTCCTGGCGGTCCTGGCTTTAGCCTCAAAATCATGCTCGCCAATCTTGGGGCGTATCCGGACCTCCCTCAGCATTGAAATCTTCTGGCTTTTCCTGGCCTCCCGTTCTTTTTTAGTCTGCTCGTATTTATATTTCCCGTAATCGAGCAAACGGCATACTGGAGGTACAGCAGTAGGCGCTACCTCTGCCAGATCAAGTTCCTGGCTTCTCGCCATCTCCAGAGCCTGCTCTAAAGGCACAATGCCGAGTTGCTCGCCTTTATCTCCTACCAGGCGTACCTCTTTAGCCCTTATCTCCCTGTTTATACGCAGGTTCTTAACTATGTCTTAAATTACCTCCCCCAAAAACAGATGCTGCAAGGAGAAACTATATCACATTCTTCGGTACTTATCAAATCACAACCCGATAGAAAACCCGCTATTTCTGGTTGATTAAACATATCGGGCATTATCTATACAGGCTGACTATCCTCAATCGAGGTCTTTTGCTTTGCCGGTTACCGCCTTCCTTATGATTTCTTTGAAATCAGTTAGAGGCTGTGATGACAGTTCTTCGCTATTCCGCAAACGGACGGAAACAGTATCCGCCGCCACTTCCTTATCGCCGACTACCAGCATATAAGGCACTTTATCAAGCTGTGCCTGCCGTATTTTCAAATTAACCCTTTCCGAGCGGGCGTCTACTTTAGTCCGTATCCCCTCGGACCGGAGTTCACTCTCCAGCTTACGCGCATACTCCAGATGGCGGTCAGCGATTGGGATCACCATCACCTGCACCGGAGCCAGCCATACCGGGAAAGCCCCGCCGTAGTGCTCAATGAGAGAAGCCAGAAAGCGCTCCATGCTACCCAGTACCGTGCGGTGTACCATAGCTACCGGATGCTCACGGCTGTCCTCGCCGATATAAGTGACATCAAAGCGCTGGGGCAGGTTAAAATCGACCTGTATGGTGGGGCCCTGCCATGACCCGCCGATACTCTCAAACTTGATGTCTATTTTCGGGCCGTAAAATACGCCTTCACCGGGGTCAATGCTGTAATCAATCTTCAGGTGCTCCAAGGCCCGCCGCAGAGTCTGCGTGGCTTCTTCCCATAGCTCATCAGTACCGGCATACTTATCCGGCCGGGTGGAAAGAAATACGTGGTAATCTGTAAAGCCAAAGGTATCAATCATAAAACGGGCCAGGTCCAGCACCCCCACCACCTCGTCTTCCAGCTGGTCAAAACGACAAAAGATGTGAGCATCGTCCTGGGTGAACCCTCTTACCCGGGATAAACCGTGAAGCACCCCGGAACGCTCGTAGCGATAGACCGTGCCCAGCTCAGCATAACGCAAGGGTAAATCACGGTAGCTGCGCAGCCTGGACTTATAGATGAGGATATGCCCCAGGCAATTCATCGGCTTGACAATATACTCCTGTCCTTCCACGTCCATGGGACTGTAAAGGTAGTCCCGGTAAAAGTCCCAGTGACCGCTGGTCTTCCACAGACCAACTTTAGCCAGATGCGGGGTATAGACAATATCATAGCCGCGCTTGAAGTGCTCATCCTTCCAGAAATCCTCGATGACCCGGCGTATTACAGAACCTTTAGGGTGCCAGTGCACCAGCCCCGGACCGGCTTCTTCATGAATGCTGAACAGGTCAAGCTCGACACCGAGCTTCCGGTGGTCACGCCGGGCGGCTTCTTCCAGACGCTCCAGGTGTTTGACCAGGTCCTGCCCGGTATTGAAGGCAACGCCGTATATCCGCTGCAACATGGGATTACGTTCATCACCGCGCCAGTAAGCCCCGGCGATACTGACGAGTTTGTAGGCCTTTATCTCGCCGGTAGAACTCACGTGAGGCCCGCGACACAAATCAACAAATGAACCCTGCCGGTACACACTGACTTTTTCATCAGGGATTTCGTTGAGCAGTTCCAGCTTATACGGTTGCCCGCTGAACAACCGGCGGGCCTCCTCTTTGGTCAATTCCTCTCTACTAAACGGCACATCAGCGGCGACTGTCTCCGCCATTCTGGCTTCAATAGCCGGTAAATCCTCCGGGGTCAGGGAGCGGGGCAAATCAAAATCATAGTAGAAGCCGTTCTCAATAGCCGGCCCAATACCGAATTTAGCCTCAGGGAATATGGACTGGACGGCTTCCGCCATGACATGAGCGGTGGAATGCCGCATCATTTCCAGTCCGGCTTCGCTATCAACCTGTTGACTATTCTCAATCATCACGAAATCCTCTCAATCTGACAAATAAAAACCTCCCACCCGTTCGGGGGACGAGAGGCTTTCATTACTATCCGTACTGGTTCAGGATACAAAATACCGACAAGCCCTTTCACCGGTGCTGTTATTAGCGGGGCTAACTCACTGCCGCAGGCTCTATTATAACAGTCACCAGACGCCGGTGCAATCATCCCACCTTGTTATCTTCAAGCGGAGGGTTTATAATACCTATTGCACACATGATAAAGAAAGTCTTCCCTGTTCTGGCCCTCTCGATGTTTTCTTCCACCTTAGGAATGGGGATAGTATCACCACTGTTACCCCTCTACGCCAGAGATATGGGAGCTACCGGTACCTGGTTGGGTATTATCGTAGCTTCATATTCTATTTCTAACAGTATTGTCGTTCCCATTACCGGCAGACTCTCCGACCAGAAAGGCAAAAAGTTACTCCTCGTTATAGGCCTGCTTGCCTACGCTATTATTTCCCTGGGTTACGTCTGGGCAGCCAACCCCGTTCAACTGAGCCTGGTCCGTTTTATTCAGGGGATAGCCGGAGCAATGACCTTTCCTATCGCTACGGCCTATGTCGGTGACCTTTCACCGGAGGGTGAAGAGGGAAAATGGATGGGTTATGCCAGCGCCGCTTTTTTCAGCGGTTTCGGCTTCGGGCCATTTATCGGTGGCATCGCCACCGAGCACTTCGGGATAACAGCTACATTCTACGTTATGGGCGCTCTCAACCTGCTGGCAGGGCTGGCAACTTTATTCTTCTTACCGGAGGCAAGCCGTAAAAAATCCTCG includes:
- the rpmI gene encoding 50S ribosomal protein L35, whose product is MPKIKTHKGAQARFHITGSGKLLRTKGGKSHLRIRKSKRVKRLFDEKVPVSSRDRARIRRLLPYGV
- the infC gene encoding translation initiation factor IF-3; this translates as MRINREIRAKEVRLVGDKGEQLGIVPLEQALEMARSQELDLAEVAPTAVPPVCRLLDYGKYKYEQTKKEREARKSQKISMLREVRIRPKIGEHDFEAKARTARKLLEGGDKVKITVLFRGREITHPEIAWKLLQKMAESLKDIASVDGQPVMVGRRMNVMLVPVSAPKPKKIAEEVKKT
- the thrS gene encoding threonine--tRNA ligase, which gives rise to MRHSTAHVMAEAVQSIFPEAKFGIGPAIENGFYYDFDLPRSLTPEDLPAIEARMAETVAADVPFSREELTKEEARRLFSGQPYKLELLNEIPDEKVSVYRQGSFVDLCRGPHVSSTGEIKAYKLVSIAGAYWRGDERNPMLQRIYGVAFNTGQDLVKHLERLEEAARRDHRKLGVELDLFSIHEEAGPGLVHWHPKGSVIRRVIEDFWKDEHFKRGYDIVYTPHLAKVGLWKTSGHWDFYRDYLYSPMDVEGQEYIVKPMNCLGHILIYKSRLRSYRDLPLRYAELGTVYRYERSGVLHGLSRVRGFTQDDAHIFCRFDQLEDEVVGVLDLARFMIDTFGFTDYHVFLSTRPDKYAGTDELWEEATQTLRRALEHLKIDYSIDPGEGVFYGPKIDIKFESIGGSWQGPTIQVDFNLPQRFDVTYIGEDSREHPVAMVHRTVLGSMERFLASLIEHYGGAFPVWLAPVQVMVIPIADRHLEYARKLESELRSEGIRTKVDARSERVNLKIRQAQLDKVPYMLVVGDKEVAADTVSVRLRNSEELSSQPLTDFKEIIRKAVTGKAKDLD